The following coding sequences lie in one Gadus macrocephalus chromosome 1, ASM3116895v1 genomic window:
- the bhlhe23 gene encoding class E basic helix-loop-helix protein 23, which yields MNPGDENLLKAISNDTLLDLTQRYGQSAFGFGAGHGAAGSPGRYPLTPAADFLSSQTAKSNESGGEQTSDDDDGFDLESRKRGSAFDDDDKHGGPLAKKPKEQRSLRLSINARERRRMHDLNDALDGLRSVIPYAHSPSVRKLSKIATLLLAKNYILMQAQALEEMRRLVSYLNQGQTITSPIPAALAPFGQAAVYPFSGSTLATCAEKCTTTYSGTPSSLFKHCNDKP from the coding sequence ATGAATCCTGGGGACGAGAACCTGCTGAAGGCGATCAGCAACGACACGCTCCTCGACCTGACGCAGCGCTACGGCCAGTCCGCCTTCGGGTTCGGCGCTGGGCATGGTGCTGCAGGGAGCCCCGGCCGCTACCCCCTGACGCCCGCCGCCGACTTCCTGTCAAGCCAGACCGCCAAGTCCAACGAGAGCGGCGGGGAGCAGACGAGCGATGACGACGACGGCTTCGACCTGGAGTCGCGCAAGAGGGGCTCGGCGTTCGACGACGACGACAAGCACGGCGGACCCCTGGCCAAGAAGCCCAAGGAGCAGCGGTCCCTGCGGCTCAGCATCAACGCGCGGGAGAGGAGACGGATGCACGACCTGAACGACGCGCTGGACGGCCTGCGCTCCGTCATCCCCTACGCGCACAGCCCCTCGGTGAGGAAGCTCTCTAAAATTGCCACTCTACTACTGGCCAAGAACTATATCCTGATGCAGGCGCAGGCCCTGGAGGAGATGAGGCGGCTGGTTTCCTACCTGAACCAGGGACAGACTATTACTTCCCCGATCCCCGCCGCCCTGGCGCCCTTTGGACAGGCTGCAGTTTACCCTTTCTCGGGTTCGACATTGGCCACCTGCGCTGAGAAGTGCACCACCACTTATTCTGGGACACCGTCCAGTCTTTTCAAGCACTGCAACGACAAGCCTTGA